From a single Nitrogeniibacter mangrovi genomic region:
- a CDS encoding HzsA-related protein — protein MIGFLVPGDGAAATDTTTPLIWVEVDLDRTPSRYQGEQMDHPDICVTLPEVNNRQNNGLPADNVRSNGLSGPGRLMRRDRTGKVSVLYDCAGQICTPTDPRLSPDGTKVAFTIYRGTQWQHECGSGNLTLAGKGAGANIAIVDLVTGKTSEWPFVPGRHDLTPVIINQGGALKVMFSSDRAQEFEPVLRGVTPRGDPNLQNYIADLDGSDVHRVGTHDFVSFYGGFQLRDGRILASCAQWLHDLVFRGDGQVYTNYPSTVQNMWWTCAVDPWGGSQESPFGAHYQGKALHFINQLSDGRILVGEYYRGNYQNGFGNIWAWSPAPFTVEGVPVSEARKPVNDALLPRDLVNLTPWASSEDQYSRWDAAHAAWQGRVRDPFGLPGDALGFVWCRGVCNNQGGWRPDGMDARVEFGPHAKRQPQRVRSPVDAAGNPVGLEIGIYKLPADKLPSKDYRHDPVMMVDKPGVAEYGAIYGGPYVDVYGQAMPDSAPQPRSADGACYLQIASQRSETTNFDVRHGQYRWGHDERSPVFGKELPGVSAADVKYIRIARLIPNAHRLPASRQWTSMWGVRTEILGDAPVAADGSVRIRVPCEAPWLLSGLNADHEVIKRDMMPQSLRAGTTLTCGGCHNHGDKAPQPVFARSLAAKGPAVDLSGPGRAQPEYTRDIVPILERRCVACHSGRAPAGGIDFNDRDDRDGMSTWRMLLMDYPQVSNPRPVRVSPEYRGKRQYYLDRPQASWLINGDYAAGSGLYWYFRNRRTDYRSNAASDADYDYDEAHPHVEATPAEIATVRDWIDTGAYRDPRAATTAPRGAQRRVPTSAPTLMPVAADIKSSPPSTEVASDPPLAHQPPGFVSFDLRPTKVGRGQNPWMYFQGTWHIRDERWFDPHGVDFQVAYARRQHLPPHPRLLVTLHPSAMGNGYVGQAFAPPAFADFELRNQDAQIHSPKADRWTEWWTYSRDGVGYPGRRLAGSIEALVARYPQIDVRDKGFILAGSSMGGGGAVVQSMILPAPWRSRIAYVTAAIGGVMPRLKPDNYRHLWPPDSGATRHLWDAIDFSIQARSDPIVRNLHYRHRFSSNDPFFTKDGVNEQMPFVNICEAERISCEATWVQAGHAPYERGVKMPSITDFEVPEQDVTLDRAFPAITHSTGNFPLTAAERLDTTRYPRGHYNLGIVWNHAQIVDDAEQIVFPLRYVRHTGFGGGIPDQPESVTVSVTPRRARHFRFHEGEILHWSWDDGAMSGTAVVKEGTVTVDRIPLTAGAPYKRLRIFRSK, from the coding sequence ATGATCGGCTTCCTGGTGCCGGGGGATGGGGCCGCCGCCACCGACACCACGACACCGCTCATTTGGGTCGAAGTCGACCTCGATCGCACGCCATCGCGCTATCAGGGCGAGCAAATGGATCACCCGGATATCTGCGTGACCCTGCCGGAAGTCAATAATCGCCAGAACAACGGCCTGCCGGCGGACAATGTGCGCAGCAATGGTCTGTCCGGCCCCGGGCGGTTGATGCGCCGGGATCGTACCGGCAAGGTATCGGTGCTCTACGATTGCGCCGGACAGATCTGCACCCCCACCGACCCGAGACTATCCCCGGACGGCACCAAGGTGGCCTTCACGATCTACCGTGGCACGCAATGGCAGCACGAGTGCGGCTCGGGGAATCTCACCCTGGCGGGCAAGGGGGCAGGGGCGAACATCGCCATTGTCGACCTCGTCACCGGCAAGACCTCGGAATGGCCCTTCGTGCCTGGTCGACATGACCTGACGCCGGTGATCATCAATCAAGGCGGCGCGCTCAAGGTGATGTTCTCGAGCGACCGCGCCCAAGAGTTCGAACCGGTCCTGCGTGGGGTGACGCCGCGCGGCGATCCGAATCTGCAAAACTACATTGCCGATCTGGATGGGAGCGACGTCCACCGCGTCGGTACGCACGACTTCGTCTCCTTCTACGGCGGCTTTCAGCTCCGCGACGGGCGCATCCTCGCCTCCTGTGCGCAGTGGCTGCACGATCTGGTCTTTCGCGGTGACGGGCAGGTCTACACCAATTATCCGAGCACGGTACAGAACATGTGGTGGACCTGTGCGGTCGATCCGTGGGGCGGCAGTCAGGAGTCCCCGTTCGGGGCTCACTACCAGGGCAAGGCGCTGCATTTCATCAACCAGCTCAGCGACGGGCGCATCCTCGTGGGCGAGTATTACCGGGGCAACTACCAGAACGGTTTCGGCAACATCTGGGCCTGGTCTCCGGCGCCGTTCACCGTGGAGGGGGTGCCGGTGTCCGAGGCGCGCAAACCGGTGAATGACGCCCTGTTGCCTCGGGACCTAGTGAATCTCACGCCGTGGGCCAGTTCAGAGGATCAGTATTCGCGGTGGGATGCAGCACATGCGGCGTGGCAGGGGCGGGTCCGGGATCCATTCGGCCTGCCCGGCGACGCGCTGGGGTTCGTATGGTGCCGGGGCGTGTGCAACAACCAGGGCGGCTGGCGCCCCGACGGCATGGACGCCCGGGTCGAATTCGGCCCGCATGCCAAGCGGCAGCCGCAACGCGTGCGCAGCCCGGTCGACGCGGCGGGCAATCCCGTCGGTCTGGAAATCGGGATCTACAAGTTGCCGGCGGACAAGCTACCGTCGAAGGACTACCGTCACGATCCGGTCATGATGGTCGACAAACCGGGCGTGGCGGAGTACGGCGCCATTTACGGCGGTCCTTACGTGGACGTCTATGGCCAGGCGATGCCGGATTCCGCGCCCCAGCCGCGCTCGGCGGATGGCGCCTGCTATCTGCAGATCGCCTCCCAGCGGTCGGAGACCACCAACTTCGACGTTCGTCATGGCCAATACCGCTGGGGACACGATGAGCGCTCCCCCGTGTTCGGCAAGGAGTTGCCAGGGGTGAGCGCTGCGGACGTGAAATACATCCGTATCGCCCGTCTCATTCCGAATGCCCACCGGCTGCCCGCCAGCCGTCAATGGACGTCGATGTGGGGCGTGCGGACCGAGATCCTCGGGGATGCGCCTGTGGCCGCCGATGGGTCGGTGCGCATCCGCGTGCCGTGCGAGGCGCCCTGGTTGCTGTCCGGCCTGAACGCCGATCATGAGGTCATCAAGCGGGACATGATGCCCCAGTCCTTGCGCGCCGGGACGACATTGACCTGCGGCGGTTGCCACAACCATGGAGACAAGGCACCGCAGCCGGTCTTCGCCCGATCGTTGGCGGCCAAGGGGCCGGCGGTGGACCTCAGCGGCCCGGGGCGGGCGCAGCCGGAGTACACCCGCGACATCGTCCCTATCCTCGAGCGCCGTTGCGTCGCCTGCCACAGTGGTCGGGCACCCGCCGGGGGGATCGATTTCAACGATCGGGACGATCGTGACGGCATGAGCACCTGGCGCATGCTGCTGATGGATTACCCACAGGTTTCCAATCCGAGACCCGTTCGGGTCAGCCCGGAATATCGCGGAAAACGCCAGTATTATCTGGATCGGCCCCAGGCGTCGTGGCTGATCAATGGCGACTATGCCGCTGGTTCAGGGCTGTACTGGTATTTCCGCAACCGTCGAACCGACTATCGCAGCAACGCGGCCTCGGATGCCGACTACGACTATGACGAGGCCCACCCCCACGTGGAGGCCACGCCCGCCGAGATCGCCACCGTTCGAGATTGGATCGATACGGGTGCCTATCGGGATCCGCGCGCCGCCACGACGGCGCCCCGGGGGGCACAACGGCGCGTCCCCACGTCTGCCCCGACGTTGATGCCGGTTGCCGCCGACATCAAGTCTTCGCCGCCATCCACGGAGGTGGCGTCGGATCCGCCCCTGGCACATCAGCCGCCGGGCTTCGTCTCCTTCGACCTCCGGCCCACGAAGGTCGGTCGCGGGCAAAACCCGTGGATGTACTTTCAAGGCACGTGGCACATTCGTGACGAGCGCTGGTTCGACCCTCATGGCGTGGACTTTCAGGTCGCCTACGCACGCCGCCAACACCTGCCGCCGCATCCGCGCCTGCTGGTGACCCTGCATCCCTCGGCCATGGGCAACGGCTATGTCGGTCAGGCCTTCGCGCCGCCGGCCTTCGCGGATTTCGAGTTGCGCAATCAGGACGCCCAGATCCACTCGCCCAAGGCAGATCGGTGGACGGAATGGTGGACCTACAGCAGGGATGGCGTCGGGTACCCGGGCCGGCGTCTGGCCGGGTCCATTGAGGCGTTGGTGGCCCGTTATCCGCAGATCGACGTCCGTGACAAGGGGTTCATCCTGGCTGGCAGTTCCATGGGCGGCGGCGGTGCGGTCGTGCAGAGCATGATCCTGCCTGCACCGTGGCGCAGCCGGATCGCCTATGTGACTGCGGCAATCGGCGGCGTGATGCCTCGCCTCAAGCCCGACAACTACCGCCATCTGTGGCCGCCCGATTCGGGGGCGACGCGGCACCTGTGGGACGCCATCGATTTCTCCATCCAGGCCCGGAGCGATCCGATCGTCCGCAACCTGCATTATCGCCACCGCTTCTCGAGCAATGATCCGTTCTTCACCAAAGACGGGGTGAACGAGCAGATGCCCTTCGTGAACATCTGCGAAGCCGAACGCATCAGTTGCGAGGCGACCTGGGTCCAGGCGGGCCACGCCCCCTATGAGCGCGGTGTGAAAATGCCGTCCATCACCGACTTCGAGGTGCCGGAGCAGGATGTCACGCTCGATCGGGCGTTTCCAGCGATCACCCACAGCACCGGAAACTTTCCCCTGACCGCGGCGGAACGCCTGGATACGACGCGCTACCCCCGTGGCCACTACAACCTGGGCATCGTCTGGAACCATGCGCAGATCGTCGATGACGCCGAGCAGATCGTGTTTCCCCTGCGCTATGTGCGGCATACGGGCTTCGGCGGCGGCATCCCGGATCAGCCGGAGAGCGTCACGGTCAGCGTGACCCCCCGGCGTGCCCGGCATTTCCGCTTCCATGAAGGGGAAATCCTGCACTGGAGTTGGGATGACGGCGCGATGTCGGGAACCGCGGTCGTCAAGGAGGGCACCGTCACCGTCGATCGGATTCCGCTGACTGCCGGTGCCCCCTACAAGCGTTTGCGAATCTTTCGGTCGAAATGA
- a CDS encoding HyaD/HybD family hydrogenase maturation endopeptidase yields MTGDSILVLGIGNLLWADEGFGVRCVEALQAGWRLPEQVTVLDGGTQGLYLLPYVSVARHLIVFDAIDYGLAPGTLRVIEGDDVPRFMGAKKMSLHQTGFQEVLSSAMLLGALPESLCLIGVQPRELEDYGGSLRPEVRARVPEAIDLALARLRAWGVEAAPVAGADAASPLALDAYEAGRPDAAAACRTGDARFLARMAAGHPTTDAER; encoded by the coding sequence GTGACCGGCGACTCCATTCTCGTCCTCGGGATCGGCAACCTGTTGTGGGCCGACGAGGGCTTCGGTGTGCGGTGTGTCGAGGCCTTGCAGGCCGGCTGGCGGTTGCCCGAGCAGGTGACCGTGCTCGATGGCGGCACCCAGGGGCTCTACCTGCTGCCCTACGTGAGCGTGGCGCGGCATCTGATCGTGTTCGATGCCATCGACTACGGCCTCGCGCCCGGCACCTTGCGGGTGATCGAGGGCGACGACGTGCCGCGTTTCATGGGGGCGAAGAAGATGAGCCTGCATCAGACCGGCTTCCAGGAAGTGCTTTCCTCCGCGATGCTCCTGGGCGCCTTGCCCGAGTCCCTGTGCCTGATCGGCGTGCAGCCGCGTGAGTTGGAAGACTATGGCGGCAGCTTGCGACCCGAGGTGCGCGCCCGCGTGCCCGAGGCCATCGATCTGGCGCTGGCGCGTCTGCGCGCCTGGGGCGTGGAGGCGGCGCCGGTCGCGGGGGCGGACGCAGCGTCGCCGCTGGCGCTCGATGCGTACGAGGCGGGTCGGCCCGATGCGGCCGCGGCCTGCCGCACCGGCGACGCGCGTTTCCTTGCCCGCATGGCGGCGGGGCATCCGACGACCGATGCGGAGCGCTGA
- the hypC gene encoding HypC/HybG/HupF family hydrogenase formation chaperone has translation MCIGEPMQVIDREPAGARCRDRFGDVHLIDLMLVGEPPAGAWLLVFLNVAREVIDAARAAAMADALAAVDAVMRGDVPDVEAAFADLIDREPQLPDFLNGA, from the coding sequence ATGTGCATCGGCGAACCCATGCAAGTGATTGACCGCGAGCCGGCCGGCGCCCGTTGCCGGGACCGTTTCGGTGATGTCCACCTCATCGACCTGATGCTGGTCGGTGAACCGCCGGCCGGCGCCTGGTTGCTGGTGTTTCTGAATGTGGCGCGGGAGGTGATCGATGCCGCGCGCGCCGCCGCGATGGCCGACGCCCTGGCGGCAGTCGATGCCGTCATGCGCGGCGATGTTCCCGATGTCGAGGCGGCGTTTGCCGATCTGATCGACCGCGAACCCCAATTGCCCGATTTCCTCAACGGAGCCTGA
- a CDS encoding thioredoxin domain-containing protein — protein MEEILSPDATRFAALLERLAHAHGIETLDPTTVEPFGDAPGDSLTLLVDDVARTPEVWDVAVVLPEALKAVHRPLRAGIADAEASRALSERYGVRRFPAMLFRRDGAYVGAVEGMLDWGYLVAAIERQLAAPASRPPSIGIAVRGPSAGGCH, from the coding sequence ATGGAAGAGATATTGAGTCCGGATGCGACCCGTTTCGCGGCCCTGCTCGAGCGCCTGGCGCATGCGCACGGTATCGAGACCCTCGATCCGACCACGGTGGAGCCCTTTGGCGACGCGCCGGGCGACAGCCTGACCCTGCTGGTGGACGATGTCGCCCGCACGCCTGAAGTGTGGGACGTGGCGGTGGTGTTGCCCGAGGCGCTCAAGGCGGTGCATCGGCCGTTGCGTGCCGGCATCGCCGATGCCGAGGCCAGCCGCGCGTTGTCCGAGCGCTACGGGGTGCGGCGCTTCCCGGCCATGCTGTTCCGTCGCGATGGCGCGTATGTGGGCGCGGTGGAAGGCATGCTCGACTGGGGTTATCTGGTCGCCGCCATCGAGCGCCAGTTGGCCGCGCCGGCGAGCCGTCCGCCGAGCATCGGCATTGCGGTCCGCGGCCCGTCCGCGGGCGGTTGTCACTGA
- a CDS encoding hydrogenase expression/formation protein, which produces MKSFPLPVVALGPGSQEEDEALEYIAAPGEMTTFQTPMFPDSADAQARSAALGVLEDLLGRMQQMRFGRNVEVDLSGLEAPARKLVNEALGEGEVSATVAGERPVRVQETVFAGLWRVVSEGAGDSDRIDRVEAGPMPSLVLSAGRDEALKHIPAPAPGEGVINAPAVLTELNEAVGARRPGAPAHIINLTLLPMSPEDLDYLGASLGVGPVVILSRGYGNCRITRTRLRDTWWVQYFNSTDKLILNTIEVTDLPDVAPAAREDVEDSIERLAEWIDALRQD; this is translated from the coding sequence ATGAAATCTTTCCCCCTCCCGGTCGTGGCCCTCGGTCCGGGGTCGCAGGAAGAAGACGAGGCACTCGAATACATCGCCGCGCCCGGCGAGATGACCACGTTCCAGACGCCCATGTTTCCCGACAGCGCAGACGCGCAGGCGCGCTCTGCCGCGCTCGGCGTGCTCGAGGATCTGCTCGGGCGCATGCAGCAGATGCGTTTCGGCCGCAATGTCGAGGTGGACCTGAGCGGGCTCGAGGCGCCGGCGCGCAAGCTGGTCAACGAGGCCCTGGGCGAAGGCGAGGTCAGCGCCACCGTGGCCGGCGAGCGGCCGGTCCGAGTTCAGGAGACGGTGTTTGCCGGGCTGTGGCGGGTGGTTTCCGAAGGTGCCGGCGACAGCGACCGGATCGATCGGGTCGAGGCCGGGCCGATGCCGTCGCTGGTGCTCAGCGCCGGGCGCGACGAGGCGCTGAAACACATTCCGGCGCCGGCCCCGGGTGAGGGCGTCATCAACGCGCCGGCGGTGCTCACCGAGCTGAACGAAGCGGTCGGCGCCCGCCGGCCCGGGGCGCCGGCGCACATCATCAACCTCACCCTGCTGCCCATGAGCCCGGAGGACCTGGACTATCTGGGCGCCAGCCTCGGGGTCGGCCCGGTGGTGATCCTCTCGCGCGGCTACGGCAACTGCCGCATCACCCGCACGCGCCTTCGCGACACCTGGTGGGTGCAGTACTTCAACAGCACCGACAAGCTCATCCTCAACACCATCGAGGTGACCGACCTGCCCGACGTGGCGCCGGCGGCCCGCGAGGACGTGGAGGACAGCATCGAGCGGCTGGCCGAGTGGATCGACGCCCTGCGCCAGGACTGA
- a CDS encoding rubredoxin codes for MFEGSYLGDNARIADEARLECGICWQVYDPAEGDPVWQIPPGTPFSALPAHWSCPNCDAPREKFMVIES; via the coding sequence ATGTTCGAAGGCAGCTACCTGGGAGACAACGCACGGATCGCCGACGAGGCCCGCCTCGAGTGCGGCATCTGCTGGCAGGTCTACGACCCCGCCGAGGGCGATCCGGTGTGGCAGATTCCGCCCGGCACGCCGTTCTCCGCGCTGCCGGCGCACTGGAGTTGCCCGAATTGCGACGCGCCGCGGGAAAAATTCATGGTGATCGAGTCCTGA
- the hybE gene encoding [NiFe]-hydrogenase assembly chaperone HybE codes for MGTPATVFADDPSAPVQAAFARIGRERMREVPLCHAGLSVETVGFTHWDGLWVGVLITPWAMNLMVLPGGSAAFAPVRVGHTVEWAFPSGAYAFMGHQEDGLGEYHYCPLFSPMEAFEDQAAARAVAEEVMQSLFAAPVAPATAPGGMDRRAFFRRALGRGAPA; via the coding sequence ATGGGCACGCCGGCCACCGTCTTCGCGGACGATCCGTCCGCCCCGGTGCAGGCTGCGTTCGCGCGCATCGGCCGCGAGCGCATGCGCGAGGTGCCGCTGTGCCATGCCGGCCTGAGCGTCGAGACGGTCGGTTTCACGCACTGGGACGGGCTGTGGGTGGGGGTGTTGATCACCCCCTGGGCGATGAACCTGATGGTGTTGCCCGGCGGCAGCGCGGCGTTCGCGCCGGTGCGGGTCGGGCACACGGTCGAGTGGGCGTTTCCCTCCGGTGCCTACGCCTTCATGGGGCACCAGGAGGACGGCCTGGGTGAATATCACTATTGCCCGCTGTTTTCGCCCATGGAGGCGTTCGAGGATCAGGCGGCGGCGCGTGCGGTGGCCGAGGAGGTGATGCAGTCCCTGTTCGCCGCCCCGGTGGCGCCGGCAACCGCACCCGGCGGAATGGATCGGCGGGCCTTCTTCCGTCGTGCCCTGGGCCGCGGGGCGCCGGCATGA
- a CDS encoding nickel-dependent hydrogenase large subunit, with translation MTPAPLQLIARCAAGRITGVSARNGRPFAAALLCGHAPERAADMAGALFSLCGVAQRQAVLAACAAARGTARPVDAAAGRAVLLESAQWDLWRLLLDWPAWAGLPPERARFTALHRALGQAADARSAAACGQMVLDFVAEALPGADDGAGSSSVRCEAGGGLVGRILAALPSDASNAAADAPVAGLPPLSAAGFVAALPHDWPDAAFCRSPHLSGRVYETGALARHAGHPFVAGRLARGERIAARLAARVVALAACGRRLRDGVSEADDGVPIDATPLPDGGGLAKVETARGVLLHAVRLDGARVADYAIVAPTEWNFRPLGAFEHEAAACVGLAPDAARRRLEALALALDPCVSFDVRVHTDEEVIHA, from the coding sequence ATGACCCCGGCCCCCCTGCAACTGATCGCCCGCTGTGCGGCGGGGCGGATCACCGGTGTGAGCGCACGCAATGGTCGGCCGTTTGCGGCGGCCCTGTTGTGCGGGCACGCGCCCGAACGGGCGGCCGACATGGCCGGTGCGCTGTTTTCGCTGTGTGGCGTGGCGCAGCGGCAGGCGGTGCTGGCCGCCTGCGCGGCCGCGCGTGGGACGGCCCGGCCGGTCGACGCGGCCGCCGGGCGGGCGGTGCTGCTCGAATCGGCGCAGTGGGATCTGTGGCGTCTGCTGCTGGACTGGCCGGCGTGGGCCGGCCTGCCTCCCGAACGGGCGCGTTTCACGGCCCTGCACCGGGCCCTGGGACAGGCCGCCGACGCCCGTTCGGCAGCCGCCTGTGGTCAAATGGTGCTGGATTTCGTCGCCGAGGCCTTGCCCGGTGCCGACGATGGCGCGGGATCGTCGTCCGTCCGTTGCGAGGCCGGTGGCGGCCTCGTCGGGCGAATCCTCGCGGCCTTGCCGAGCGACGCATCCAACGCGGCAGCGGATGCCCCCGTGGCCGGATTGCCCCCCCTGTCGGCGGCCGGGTTCGTTGCCGCGCTGCCCCATGACTGGCCCGACGCCGCGTTCTGCCGCAGCCCGCATCTGTCGGGGCGGGTGTACGAGACCGGCGCCCTGGCCCGGCATGCCGGCCATCCGTTCGTCGCCGGCCGGCTGGCCCGCGGCGAGCGGATCGCGGCGCGGCTGGCGGCCCGCGTCGTGGCGCTGGCGGCGTGTGGACGGCGCTTGCGTGACGGGGTGTCCGAGGCCGATGACGGGGTGCCGATCGACGCTACCCCCTTGCCGGATGGCGGCGGATTGGCCAAAGTGGAGACCGCACGGGGTGTACTGCTGCATGCAGTGCGTCTGGACGGTGCCCGGGTGGCGGACTACGCCATCGTGGCGCCCACGGAATGGAATTTTCGCCCCCTGGGTGCGTTCGAACACGAGGCGGCCGCTTGCGTCGGCCTCGCCCCCGACGCGGCCCGCCGGCGCCTCGAGGCGCTGGCCCTGGCGCTCGATCCCTGTGTGTCGTTCGATGTGCGTGTCCACACGGACGAGGAGGTGATTCATGCATGA
- the hypA gene encoding hydrogenase maturation nickel metallochaperone HypA produces the protein MHEMSLAEGIRGIVEDSAREQGFTRVNAVVLEVGALSSVEVEALRFCFDVVMRGTLAEGARLDIEPVPGRGWCLPCGQTVDIAALYDPCPVCGSYQVQATGGTEMRVIALDVDGAPEHAPQQVE, from the coding sequence ATGCATGAAATGTCGCTGGCCGAAGGCATTCGCGGCATTGTCGAGGACTCGGCCCGTGAACAGGGCTTCACCCGGGTCAATGCCGTCGTGCTCGAAGTCGGCGCGCTGTCGTCGGTCGAGGTCGAAGCGCTGCGTTTCTGTTTCGACGTGGTGATGCGCGGCACGCTCGCCGAGGGCGCGCGGCTCGACATCGAACCGGTGCCCGGGCGTGGATGGTGCCTGCCCTGCGGTCAGACGGTGGACATCGCTGCCCTGTACGATCCCTGCCCGGTGTGCGGCAGCTATCAGGTGCAGGCCACCGGTGGCACGGAAATGCGCGTGATCGCGCTGGATGTGGATGGGGCGCCGGAGCATGCGCCCCAGCAAGTGGAGTAG
- the hypB gene encoding hydrogenase nickel incorporation protein HypB, translating to MCTVCGCGAGEVSIGRATPRKAPSAAPTTGFKPAPVAVPASHEHHHEHDHDHAHGHAQPAANAGALHFGEGPARAHAPGLSQGEMVRIERDILGKNDALAGDNRHWLTERGVLALNLVSSPGSGKTTLLCRTIEALRHRVPVAVIEGDQQTDFDADRIRATGAPALQINTGKGCHLDAAMVAQALPRLEVVDDSLLLIENVGNLVCPAAFDLGEAHKVAILSVTEGEDKPLKYPDMFAAADVMLLNKVDLLPYLSFDADRAVDYALRVNPALTVFRVSATTGEGFDAWLAWIEAGLAAQRQMRRAEVGALKARVADLERQLRQAQEG from the coding sequence ATGTGTACAGTCTGTGGATGCGGTGCCGGCGAGGTGAGCATCGGGCGCGCAACGCCGCGCAAGGCGCCGAGCGCGGCGCCGACCACCGGGTTCAAGCCGGCCCCGGTCGCCGTGCCGGCGAGCCATGAACATCACCATGAACATGATCATGACCACGCACACGGGCATGCGCAGCCGGCCGCGAACGCGGGGGCGCTGCACTTCGGCGAAGGCCCGGCCCGCGCCCATGCGCCGGGTTTGTCGCAGGGGGAGATGGTGCGCATCGAGCGCGACATCCTCGGCAAGAACGACGCCCTGGCCGGCGACAACCGCCACTGGCTGACCGAACGCGGCGTGCTCGCGCTCAACCTGGTCTCCAGCCCCGGCTCGGGCAAGACCACCCTGCTGTGCCGGACCATCGAGGCGCTGCGCCACCGGGTGCCGGTGGCGGTGATCGAGGGCGACCAGCAGACCGACTTCGACGCCGATCGCATCCGCGCCACCGGCGCGCCCGCCCTGCAGATCAACACCGGCAAGGGCTGTCACCTGGACGCCGCGATGGTGGCGCAGGCGCTGCCGCGTCTCGAGGTGGTCGACGACAGCCTGTTGCTGATCGAGAACGTGGGCAACCTGGTGTGCCCGGCCGCCTTCGATCTGGGCGAGGCCCACAAGGTGGCCATCCTGTCGGTGACCGAAGGCGAGGACAAGCCGCTCAAGTATCCGGACATGTTCGCGGCGGCCGACGTGATGCTCCTCAACAAGGTCGATCTGCTGCCCTACCTGAGCTTCGACGCGGACCGCGCCGTCGACTACGCGCTGCGGGTCAATCCGGCGCTGACGGTGTTCCGCGTCTCGGCCACCACCGGCGAGGGTTTCGACGCCTGGCTGGCGTGGATCGAGGCCGGCCTCGCGGCGCAGCGGCAGATGCGCCGGGCCGAGGTGGGTGCGCTCAAGGCGCGGGTCGCCGACCTGGAGCGCCAGTTGCGCCAGGCGCAGGAGGGTTGA